DNA sequence from the Manduca sexta isolate Smith_Timp_Sample1 chromosome 25, JHU_Msex_v1.0, whole genome shotgun sequence genome:
AAACCCGAGGACATCAAAATTTCAAACCGATTGGACCAACTAATTTATTGGTCACCATTTGTGTTCCGCTGTTGGCACGCCTAAATGCCGAAACGGGCAATTTGTGCGCGTACCTTTATAATGCATGGAGTGAATTtatgaacaaatataaatacactaataattaatattcgtCTATTTGATATTTACAATCTAAAGGACTCAATTATATCGATTTAAGATTTAATCGATTTGAGatgtttatagtttatactTATGCTATAAACTCAGACATTCTCCTTGTTATACAAATGCCACAGCGGTACGGTGCACTGCTAAATAATCCGATTTTATGTCTCTGAACTGAAGGTGAAAGAAATCTCGCTTATTTTGCATCTCTACTATTTTCAGAAAggaaaatacaaaatgtaatcaaataatgccttttcaaatatatattttttggttcaATTCTGTCAATTTCGCTAAAGTTAATAAAGATCATTAAAATGTgggtagattttttaaaatatattttatcgttcTTGAATTATGGTACTGAGGCTATACTCAACGTGTGGTCCCACCGATGTTTTGCAAACAGCTCACCCGCCAtattcttgtttgttttttttttttgtacaacttAACTTTATAAACtcaataagaataaaatcattCAGTTAATCGTAAacactactttttattaaaatgcattttaattagCTTTTTTAATTCCTAAATAGGTCAGTGATTTTCGCGTTGTAGCCCGAAGCACTATAACTAAGACGCCTTAGTGGTACGTATAAAAAGGTTATGTACGCCTCGAACAGAGGGATAGCTATTCATCCTGCCGCTCTTGAATTTCAACGGACTAAAGCAGAATAAGCTTTTTTCTAACACGACGTTCCCAGCGTTTATTTgtccatatatttttatgtggctAATATGTTATGTACGCTatatctatttttgccgccaagcagcaatgtgtagtcactgttgtgttccagtttgaaggacattgtagccagtgtaactacaggacataatgagacttaacatctcatgactcagagtggcgagcgtagtggaataccaaacaatactttgtaattcaaagtattgaatggtgtttctactgttgatgggcggacgtatcgcttaccatcaggcgaacgacaagctcgtctcgtcattcaaagcaataaataaatgtaccaTTAGGGCGAAAATCAAAAAGGCAGTAACTAATGAATGGAAAATGTTGTCAGTTAGACAATAACTGACACGAGAAAGTCGTAGTGAGTAGTCCGGGCTTGTCCCGATTGTGGTTGTAAATTACTTTTAGGGAATTCCATCTACCCGCAACACTACTACTACTAAACAAGtcatcataatttttattccacactcacataacatattttgtatttatcactcactcttatatttttttatgtattcatgttttttagatatgtatatataaaaataaaaaaatagtttcaaaataaagaaaataatattactatatagttgcattaatatatattaaaactagaTTAGGTATGTTTTCTATTCATAtcctaaaatacaaaattttactcgAAAGGTTATTTtagattatagattttttttcttttgttacagCCCTGATAGGCCCGTGGGTCCGAGACACCCAGGTGTCATCCAAAAGCAGCTACgataaaattgtattgattaACGACACCTACGTCACTGTTAAAGAAGAGggactgtatttaatttatgcacaagtaagtaaattatttatatttatgagttaAATGCCTACAACGAGGCAATACCTATTACTATTCCTGTTATTAAgaattagggttgtcactttCAAGAATTTCTACAATGttctattttcattataaaattttagtaattaaaaataaagtaaatccactgtattaaaaaataatacaaactttAGACTACCGTCTGTATCTCGGTTGATTGCTCTAAGCCTCTTGTCACACCCcagtaaatgcaaatatttctGTCCACCCTTTTAACAATAgctttttagtaataaatattttgtgtatgaCATGGGAAAAATAACCAACCCTTCATTACACCATAAAACAACATGTGCCAATAATAAGgataaattaaaccacaatGTATGATTCAACAAACATCTTACATCATAAACttgacataaaaatgtatttgtgttATAACATATGTTAGatatataataagacttatagTCATAATGCAATCACTACCGAAGTGTGAACCGTTTAATAATCTATGGAACCGTTATCATAAGTACTAGACGCATGTTTAGGAATCATTGgccatactttatttaaaactagcgacccgccccggcctcgcacgggtgcaatatttctccactatttaatggatgttattatacatataaaccttcctcttgaatcactctatctattaaaaaaaaccgcatcaaaattcgttatgtagttttaaagatttaagcatacatagggacagagaaaccgactttgttttatactatgtagtgaagaatTATTATCCCTACAAAACTTGCATACCATCACTCATAGTTatagcttttataaattatggcGGCAACAAAAAAATGgcataacattaaattttacgtctagaatttttaaaaaaaaatttgaatccctaaaaaaaatgtagtagtCAAAAATGGTCACAGAATTTCAGTTATACATTGGATTCATTGTCGCGCGTGACACCTCGTATTGCAAGCAAACCGCACGTTGATAATATGAAATGTGTCAAATGAAAACAATTCGAACTCTCAATGTTATTCATTTGGTGTGTAAACGGCTTTGTACGCGTTTTTACCATAACTTCTAGAACCGCTTATCGTTTTAAtatattctctttggttttAATGCGCAGAGCGGGGAATATTACAACCGTACAATTACTCAATGTGTAACCGCGGTTAGCCGCTCACAACGTGATGCTCGCTAGACTAGTCCTAACAATGTGCAAACTTAAACATGACCTCACAGATTAGCGGCTTTCGACAGGCACGTATTCAGAATTACGTTTAGGCGGACAATTACTGGGGGTCGCGACTTAAATCAAatagagtaatatttttttaactcctTATTTTAGTTAAAACTAGTAGATTTGTATAGCTCTACTATTAAAAACTTGTTTCCAGGTGGTGTATTTAACGAAAGTGCCTACGGTTTTCTACATATGGGCGGTTCATCATGACGCGGAACGGTTGCTGGCCGTATGCGCAAGCGGGGACGATTCGAGCGGCCGCACGCCCGCCAAGTCTCAGATATCGTGCTCCGCCCAGGCCTTCGCGCGTCTCCAACCCGGCGACACCATCAACCTTGCCCAACGAGACCCCAACAGAACCGTATGGCTCCGACCTGGCTACTCATTCTTCGGTTTAATTAAACTTTCCTAAATTGGCTGTGATTTGCATATCAGCGGCGGTGGAAATTGTCGCGGTGAGTCAAAAATATAAAGCTTGACTTTGTAGTTTAGTGAGGTGCATAGCACTTGAAGACTTGGTGTACATTTGAAGGCTGTAAAATAGTAAGGATCGTAGATTTGTAGAAAAATGTCAGACTACTGATCAGTTTGGTACTATGGGCCTATAACTCGCcaatttatactttttgtatCCATCGCCGTTAATTTAAGGGTAGTGTGTGTGTTGGTTTTtcctaaacaaaataaagtatgTATTGCCGGTGGTAAGAAATGGTGCTAATATTGTAATTGGAGTCGGTGAGACTTTATTGTTTGTATTGAGTGTGCCATAATGTACATAGGgacctttaaatataaaatatacatcacATTGTACTTATGTCCACTTCTCATAATATGTAAACtaatgaaatataaactttattgtaatccCCAAAACTAGTTATTAGGGAACGttcgtatccgttataaaaactatttagcAAAAATAAACCCGCTTACATTGCTCGTGTTTTAAGAAGTTCTCAGTGACACatgtataatgttaaattatttttgatttaggtggttttatttttgttaacaaatttatttttttggaagAGATAGACCCAAACAGCACGTGgcagaaaaaaaaattcgaaaTGCTATTTAATTTTGCGAATTGAGTTCCCCTCATCATCTACCAATTCGAGTGTATTAtaccaatataattaaaatggtaaCATTTTggagctataaaaaaaataacgcaaaaagaattttcacaATAAGTCCATAATTGTCGGAGAAATAAGtgaacatacataaaaatgtgtttCATATAGTTGAACATAAAACCTCCTTTATTGAAGGTGAAAAATTGATCTCACTGTCGGTCGAAGAGTATCCCACAagtgtaatgtttatttatgacGCGGGATGATATGTTGAATGTATTTAGTGTAGTATACTCCGCCCTAAAATGCTAGCCACCTCTTGCAATATACCAACGATAGGAGACGGATATTCGTGCCGCAACAAACAATGTTTCTAAAGTGTATTCATAAATACATGCATAAACAAAGTACCATTATTATACAGGAAGTTGCCCAAGAGAGCAGAAACTAGgggaattatttaataagtgtgtagatatttgtttacatttgtggtACTAGGTTTTTGATTTGGCTATGTGACGTCGATGACATATCTGCCACACAACAGGAGATACCTAGCATTTGTGTGCAAACCTTATAAAGTTACGTCTTTGCTCAGATGcattatttgcatttattttacatttataattatacaataattattatacgcAATATACTTTGCGaccataaaattacttaattgtaTTCAGTAGttgttaagatttattttttggttaaaCAGTGAAGTTTGTGTTGATATTATTAGCCTTAGAtggcattttaaaatatgaattgacATAGGTCTACTATGTGTTGATGCAAGATTTGCGCccatttgttaattaatatgtcTGTCTAGACACTAATTTTATTAGACAAAACGTGCTTccacttaatttttattatgttcaagGATATTTTTTAGGAACTAGCCCGATTCTAGATAGATATTTATACAGGGTGTATTTTTGAGACGGGGAAGCGAGGTTAATTCCTGACTTTAAAAGTACTCAAACCTCTTACGATCCCCCATACAGTCTTCTGCTTCTTATAGGCAACATAATCGGTTGgcataaaaaaagtttttgcaAAAATCTCCCATTTTCTTGTTGACTGcgcatttatttcaaaatttatcaaTGCAGATCTTAGTTTCTTCAAAAATTATGGACAATCACTTAAGAAAAAATTTTCTTGTTGCTACAGCGTAAGATAGCTGCCCCATTTCAGAAATCAACCCTGTGTAATAACAAGTAACTCTCAGTTTGTCTTGGTGCTGAATTGTTAAGTGATAAGTAGTATACTATAAGTATATGTGATGCAGTCATGTAAATaagtttagttttgtttaatagTAGTGTTAATAAATTTGGTGATCTTAAAATTAATACTATGATATGTACGTATTCactataaaacatacaaatgtgGCAACTTTACACAAGAATGAGCTCAAAAGCAAATTCTGTTCtgaaaaattattcattttataaaagcaGATATAAAACACCAATTATTTAGAAGCCACATAAATCTAAGACTTATATTGCTGcgttagaatatatttttgtttgtggcTCAGTGTAGTGGAACCATTTTGTGAAGTATCTGGAGTTAATTGTAATAAACGGCCGTCGCATCTTGACCGTTGCCATTAAATTGTATTCTACTGCACAAtttaaagcttaaaaatagtTGCATTTCTTTTTAAACTGCAACACTTGTGTTgtacatgttttataaattttgataatatttttgttaaaaaatccaaataagcTTAAAGCAAAAAATTGATTTTGTCTTAATCAAAACTGGTCAAAATTGCTTAACTGCACTTaatattaagcaaaaaaaatGTCGATCAACAAGAGGCAAAAGCATCTccagacggtcggcacagttatACCGGCCTGCCTAATAGCTTCTTCACGGTCCGCTTGAACTTTTTCGTGGTATCGGATCGGTAATCGGTAGTAATAAAAGACATAGTTCATAACACAATTTTATGATAatctttgaaatatattttgaagttgGATGGGTGGGTCATGACTCCCATAAACTGCAACCTGGTTACACAAACAATTGCAATAGTCTTGAACACTATAACGACCATAGACACCTCTGAACAGCCTTTCGAactttacttattacttatacttttaatttgtgCGATAGTTGCCACGTACttgaatataatgtataatttagatttttcaaGCATTTGAagccatttataaatatacgatGCAATTaggagtaaaaatatttatattaagtcaAAATGTGGTATCATtagtgataatattatgtttaataattataatgtagtatTTAACATTTGTACAGTGATACATAAACCAGTGCCTATTAATCACATAGTGTGTTTGTAATATGTTTGTCATATCTTTGTGTGTTTACACTCAATTAATAAAACGCCTTATGaataaatgtctttttattatgaataatctAATTTATAGTTTCTACCTTTAATAACTACTTatacagtttaaaatattttctgtgaTAGAATGTCTCGGTGACTCGCGCTGTACAACACGGATaacgggttcaaatcccgggttcggcagtgatattggggttttctaTTCTATCAGCCCAGGGCCaatttgtgcgcgatatggcCATAGATTCTCCTATCACGTCGTGAGACGGAAAACAGAACGGAAATGTAAGTTCCCAGGTTGCAACTCTGTCTACCCTTCAACGATACGGGGGTGACGTGTGTTCATTTTATTCAGAATTATAATCTCGCTGATGCCGACAATATTCAAGTTTTTACCTAAATAAACTCTACTCATTGTTACCTTCTCATATACGTGCTACTATTATCTATTATGATACTATTgagtattacattttattataacgccGTCGAATGATTTTAGGCATTATAACAATGCAAATGCATATTACCTATAATCTAATCTCTACTGATCATCATTTGCATTacgtaatgtaataaaaataagttttattactgaaaaaaaatgaataacacGTCTTATACATACAATCatcgtttttatataaatatatatttttttttattctcggGAAACATAGAGAACGATGTTATTTGCAAACACACGCGTATAAAAACAAGCTAACAATTTGTGAAAACAAtatgtaataaagtttttacataGCACATAAAGTAGGTGCACGaaaaaaaaagctatttatgcagATGTCTTATATACCTATAGTTATAAAGAGACACATAAAATATCGATGTTtgggaatatttaattttatttggtgAAACAAGTCTGTATGTTTCACCCCATCTTATTTGACACATTATAACATATGCGTGAAACAAAACTTCGTTTTATAACCTCAAAAACCAGCTTTTAAGattctaaacaatatttatttttataaataaaaatgttaaccaGGTTCGTTGTTTATGTCGAAAATTGAATTAAAGTAGAGttattgtacttataaaaacttttatattttccagaCTTCGTTTAAAACGGGACTTTAGAGTAATCATTCGATATTTCTCGGATAAACCTACCGATAATGGTAAAACTCCAGAAATTAGCCCTAAATCCCAAGaacaaagtaacaaaaaagATGTAGCGACGGAAAAGATACAGGAACTTTTAAAGAGTATGATGGCACAACCCACAATAGACGAGGCGGAGTACAGAGAAAAGTTCGCTACTGCGCCAGGAAGACCCCGGAGACCGAAAGACGACGAAATTGAAGTTAAAACGGAGAAGATAGGTAAAATAATATCGTAATAACTATCTTTTATACTGAACTATTAGAATTTTGCGTACTGAAATGTACACCTGCTTAATTTAATCAGATTTATTTAACCAATATTGACTAATGgctatttttatgtgtattatttatataggtatctATAGTCAATTTGTACATCCgtaatttcaatacaaattatatgaaaggctataataaaatgtgtttcaGAGGAGAGTATAACAAAGGCAGCCGGTGATGTAGCTCAAGCAATCGGAGGCAACGTCAAACAAACTGAAGCAGAGCTACTGTCCAAGATCCTTGGCAAAATTAATCAGTCATCCACTTCTCTTAGGTAACTGTTTCATTGGGTCCatgtaataattatcaaatcCATTTTAGTGAAAAAgtacttaatttttgtttactaaCCCTGgaacttaaaatataactattgcttttgtaaaaaaaagattaaaaaaacaaaaatcttcaaattGAGAATCCCCTTTTTTTAAgtagattaaatataaatttatgaactcattttacttatatttgctGTTCCtattcttaacatttttatttttgtaatgctttttttttcttaattaatgcAGTGTCTTAGTTCTTTACCATCACCAATTTTTTTCCACATAATAGTTTAGCGAAAGAaatggtaattaaattatataattcaaatattattcccCAAAATGTTTCAGTGATCTACTGATTGGCATGAAGGTGGATCGAAGCAAAGATAGTGATGATAAACTTCAAACTCAAACCAGAGGGCAGCAAGTGAAGCGACTGGTCAGCAGTGCTAAAGCAGAGGTCCAGGCCACACGGTACAACCAGAGGAAGAAAAAACCTACAGCCCCAGAAACAGCACCACCAAGAAGGTAAATTATAATGTGTATCAgtagcgaagcgtccatacaaaccgattcctaccggcttcccttttaggtttatttctgatcatcttagtttttgttaaattgggCGCTGCCATGTTAACTAAGGCTAAATTCTTTTTGCCTCGGATtaccttcgccactgatgtgtATGAATAGagacatataaaatacatacatttaatatacataaaaaataagtgGTGGTTATTTTATGTATGCATTGAAgcctgattattttatttttttaacaaaaatattttacactgaTATTACCTTTTGCATGGCTGCTCAAGTCAACATCTTATCGTAATGGTCACTtccacatattataatatagtatggTGATTGTAAATCCTTTAACAAAATATGCATTCTTGCATGTTTCTATAAGAACCATAATTCATTACATACATATTCACAGTGCCCTCCCTCAACCAATGAGTATAAACATCTTCAGTGGAAAGCCACTGGGTATTTTCAAAGTAAATGAACAAAACTACGGAACAACATTGGAAATGTGGGAGAACTTGAAGCAAAGAGAATTGACTCTCGCCACAATGCAACCACCCACCAACTATTTTGAGAAAATGATTCTTTGGACAGAACAGGGAAAAGTGTGGAAGTTCCCCATTGATAATGAACAAGGTAAAGGAAACACTACAGAAATTGCTTATTATGTTTGTAGTTAATCTACACTAATATTGTAAAACTGAAGAgctttattgtttgtttttcgaTTAGTAATCTCttaaactactaaatcgattttcacaaacaggaagctacattactcctaattgctataggctactttttgtttGAGAAGCACATTCTCATGTAGGAAGCAGCAGataaaagctagttatttaatttaatttactgctTCCTCAGTTCTAACGAACAAACTTAAGATCATAAGTCCAAGTATATTTCAAAGTTTAAGGTGTATAAGAGTCAATTGTTTTGCTCAGAATAATTGaaatctaaaattataacatacaggatcattttgacattgcgttacttaaaTGAAACTTATCTACTTATAAATAACACTtgacaataagttacttgagccgtagatgtataataaaaaagtctaactttcgaaccaaataaatattaattaaaagtaattttaattccaTGCGCCaatgctactactactactgctctaagagaattcgtcgcagcgacaacgtcatactttcaatcagaaatacactcattcACATgctatatttgtattaaactacaaaatgataacaaaattcTGAAATGATTTTAGGCACAATGTCAgaaaaggtgaagacgagtatgtggtttcatttatttatttatttatttattaacactttgtacacatggtatacaggcggacttaatgccatgggcattctctcccagtcaaccttggagtggtgtagagaggacggaggtaggtgtataataaaagaagtgaaaaacaaataagaagagaaatagtaaacaaatgtaattaaaacatactcgcatatataaatatatagatttatacatTTAGTAAcactatgtcaaaatgaccctgtataataagtGTTATTTGGAATCTGTCTTTTCTTATATACTTTGTACTGCAATTGTTGCACTATTCTCCTGGAGATGCGAAATAAATAGTAATCTTATTTCCAGGACTGGACGAAGAGAAAAGTGTCCATTTTTCAGAACATATTTTCATAGACTCCCACCTTGAAGACTGGTGTCCCAAGAGAGGTCCCATCAGACATTTCATGGAGCTGGTCTGCACAGGTCTGTCAAAGAATCCCTTCTACACAGTCCAAGAGAAGAGAGATCACATCACATGGTACAGGGAATATTTCGAGTCCAAAAAGGATTTACTCATGGAAGTTGGTGCATGGGATGTTCAACCAAGTGAAGCTAATGCAGAAAAATAGTGTTGATTAATTAACGCGTAGCTATGTGTAGTAATAttcttgtttattgtttttaattgattattataCAAGTTCTCTAT
Encoded proteins:
- the LOC115441479 gene encoding 28S ribosomal protein S31, mitochondrial, whose protein sequence is MLTRLRLKRDFRVIIRYFSDKPTDNGKTPEISPKSQEQSNKKDVATEKIQELLKSMMAQPTIDEAEYREKFATAPGRPRRPKDDEIEVKTEKIEESITKAAGDVAQAIGGNVKQTEAELLSKILGKINQSSTSLSDLLIGMKVDRSKDSDDKLQTQTRGQQVKRLVSSAKAEVQATRYNQRKKKPTAPETAPPRSALPQPMSINIFSGKPLGIFKVNEQNYGTTLEMWENLKQRELTLATMQPPTNYFEKMILWTEQGKVWKFPIDNEQGLDEEKSVHFSEHIFIDSHLEDWCPKRGPIRHFMELVCTGLSKNPFYTVQEKRDHITWYREYFESKKDLLMEVGAWDVQPSEANAEK